TTATTAATTTGTCCATCACTTATCTTTATTGTTTCAATCATTGGAACCCGTAGAACGAGAACGTATTACGTAATGCCAATTGTAACGTTTGCGATTTTTCTTATAGTAGGTGTTATCACCTTTACTCCAAAATTTTTCTTTTGGGTCGGCATGTATAGTATATTCTCATTTATTATTTCTTATATGACTCTATTATTTGTGAAAGGGTATGAAGTTGCAGGAGGCAATAACTAATTATTAGTAAGAAGATTTTAGTATGATTTTCTTTACTATTGATGGCACTTTACTTGATTATGATGCTGCTGAAAAAAATGGTATAAAAAACGACCGCGTTTCCCCCCGCGGTCGTCTTTTTTCGTGTTACGCTGTGATCCAAGCCTCATCAGCTGGATTTTTACGCCACTCTTGTAATTTTTTCGTTTCAGCTTGTCCGATCATACCTTTTTCTGCTGCTACTTCTGTTAATGCGCTGTAGTCGCTTAAAGAATATGATACTACGTTTGCTGCTTCTAGTTTTTCTTTTCCTGCTTCAAGCTCGTATGTGAAGATTGATACGATTCCTAATACTTCACAACCAGCTTCACGAAGTGCTTCTACACATGTAATTGCACTACCGCCAGTTGAAATTAAATCTTCAACTACTACTACTTTTTGACCTTTTTCAGCTTTTCCTTCGATTTGGTTCCCTTTACCGTGACCTTTTGCTTTACTACGTACGTAGCACATTGGTAAATCCATACGATCGCTTACCCATGCAGCGTGCGCAATACCGGCAGTTGCTGTTCCTGCAATAACTTCTACAGTTGGGAAGTGCTCTTTAATTAACTCTTCTAATCCAGCTGCGATTGCTTGACGTACTTTTGGATAAGATAAAGTTAAACGATTATCACAATAAATTGGTGATTTCATACCAGAAGACCAAGTGAATGGATCATTCGGTTGTAAAAATACTGCTCCAATTTCTAATAAATGCGATGCGATTTCTTTTTTCATACTGTTACACCTTCCCACTGTTGTTTTACTGTTTTATACGCTTCAAGCGGATTTTCAGCTTTTGTAATACTACGTCCAACTACGATGTAGCTTGATCCAAGTTCCCTCGCACGTTTCGGTGTTGCTACGCGCACTTGGTCATTTACATCATCTGTTGCAAGACGAATCCCCGGTGTTACTGTTACAAATGCATCCCCGCATACTTCGCGTAATTTTGGTACTTCTAGCGTTGAACATACAACGCCATCAAGTCCACTTTCTTTCGTTAATTTTGCATAATGAGCAACCGCTTCTTCTAACGTTTTCTCAATACCAATCTCTTTTTTCATCATAGCTTCCGAAGTGCTTGTTAATTGTGTAACTGCAATGCAAATTGGTCTCTCTTTTCCTTCTTGCTTCCCTTCCTCTAATCCCTCAAGCGCAGCTTTCATCATACTGCTTCCCCCAGCAGCATGAACATTTACCATATCAACATCTAGACTAGCTAGGCTACGCATAGCGCTTTTTACTGTATTCGGAATATCATGAAGTTTTAAATCTAGAAAGATTTTATGTCCTTTTTCTTTTAAGTACGTAATAATTGCAGGGCCCTCTTTGTAAAATAACTCCATACCAACTTTGACAAATAACTCTTCCCCTTCAAAGTGGTGTAAAAATTGTTCTACTTCTTGTTTCCCTGGAAAATCTAGTGCAACAATTAACGACTGTGACATGTTTGCTTCCAGCTCCTTCCTTGACATTCCGAAATGTGATCAAATCCTAATTCATCTAATAATGCTGGTAACTCTTCAATAATTGTCGGACATACGAACGGATCAATGAAGTTCGCTGTACCAACTGCAACTGCGCTTGCGCCAGCGTATAAGAATTCAATTACATCTTCCGCTGTTTCAATACCACCCATTCCGATAATTGGAATGTTAACCGCTTGGCTTACTTCATGTACCATACGAATTGCTACTGGTTTAATCGCAGGACCTGATAATCCGCCTGTACGGTTTGCTAAAATCGGTTTAGCTGTTTTTAAATCTAGACGCATACCAAGCAATGTATTAATCATCGTTAAACCATCTGCACCTGCATTTTCAATCGCTTTTGCAATTTCCACAATGTTTGCCACATTCGGTGACAACTTCACATATACAGGCACTTCAGAAACCTCTTTTACTCGCTTCGTTAAATCAGCAGCAATTTCAGGATTCGTACCAAAGGCGATACCACCTGTTTTTACGTTTGGACAAGAAATATTTAATTCTAGTGCATGGACATTAGGCGCTTTAGAAATTTCCTTTGCAACCGCTACGTAATCCTCAGCTTGTGAGCCTGCAACGTTCGCAATAATCGGAAGGTCAAATTGTTCTAACCATGGTAATTCAGAATTCATTACTTTTTCTAAACCTGGATTTTGAAGTCCGATTGCATTTAACATGCCGCCCGGTGTTTCAGCAACACGAGGCGTCGGATTTCCATAGCGTGGTTGTTCTGTCGTCGCTTTAATCATGATTGATCCTAGTACACTTAAATCGTAAAACTGTGCATATTCACGACCAAATCCAAAGCATCCAGATGCCGGTATAATCGGATTTTTTAACGATAATCCTGGTAATTCAACTTGCAATCTGCTCATAGTACAACCTCCCCGATTGGAAATACTGGTCCGTCGCTACACACCTTCTTGTAAGAATGTCCGCTCGGATCTTCTTGTAAGTGGCATACACATGCGAAACAAGCTCCAATCCCACAACCCATACGTTCTTCTAATGAAATATAGGCTTTTTTCTCTTTGTAACGTCCTTCTAATGCACGAAGCATCGCTAACGGGCCACATGAATAAAGAATGTCAAAGTCGATTCCGTAATTATCAATTACATCTGTTACAAATCCCTTTGTACCGTGTGTACCGTCTACTGTTGCAACGTACGTATCACCAAGTTCTGCAAATTTTTCTTCATAGAAAACAACATCTTTCGTTTGAAAACCTAAGATGTGAATAACACGTACACCTTTTGCAACGAGGCGCTGTGATAATTCATAAAGTGGTGGTACACCAATTCCCCCGCCTACTAACAAAGCTGTTTGTCCAGCTTCCGCTTCTTCTACAGGAAAACCGTGTCCTAGTGGTCCTAGTACGTCTACCATCTCACCTTGTTTTCTAGTTGCTAATGTTTTTGTCCCTTGTCCTTCTGCACGATATAGCATTGTAAATTCATTCTTCTCTTGATCGACATTACAAATACTAATCGGGCGGCGCAGAAGGGGCGCAATGCCCTCTGCTACCTTAATGTGTACAAACTGCCCTGGTTCGTTCATTTGCTGTACTAGCGTTCCTTGAAGCACTAATTCGTAAATGTTTTTTGCGATTTCTTTTTGGTTAACGACGATCATATTTTGCTTTTGCATCATGCATGTACCACCTCGTGACGCTTCGTTTGCGTAATTTCTTTCATTGAATGAGCTGAGAATGTCATAGATTCTAATACTCGTAAGATTGCTCTCGTTGTATCAAGTGATGTTAAGCAAGCCACACCATTTTCTACTGATTCACGGCGAATACGGAAACCATCACGCGCTGGTTGTTTTCCTTTTGTTAATGTATTGATTACAAACTGTGCTTTTCCTTGACGGATAATATCAAGTAAGTTGTAGTCTTCAGAATCAATTTTGTTTACAACTTGCACTGGAATATTTTGCTCTGCTAACGATTGTGCTGTTCCAGCTGTTGCTAATAAGTTATAACCGATTTCATGGAAACGTTTTGCAATTTCCATTGCCTCTTCTTTATCTTTATCCGCTACAGTAATGATTACTGATCCGTGCGTCGGAATGTTAATTCCAGAAGCAACTAGCCCTTTGTATAATGCTTTTTCAAGCGTTAAGTCTTTCCCCATTACTTCCCCTGTCGATTTCATTTCAGGTCCTAACGTTGTATCAACTGAGCGTAGTTTCGCAAATGAGAATACTGGTGCTTTTACATACACTTCCTTCTCTTCTGGGTGATAGCCAGTTCCATATCCTTGTTCTACAAGGTTTTGACCTAAAATAACTTTCGTTGCAACATTCGCCATCGGTACGCCTGTAATTTTACTTAAGAATGGTACTGTACGGCTCGCACGTGGATTTACTTCAATTACATACACTTCATCTTTGAATACTACAAACTGGATATTTAGTAATCCAACAATGTTTAAACCTTTTCCAAGTGCAATTGTATGTTCAATAATTTGCTCTTTTAGTTTTTCAGATAAGCTTTGTGGTGGATATACTCCAATTGAATCCCCAGAGTGAACTCCAGCGCGTTCAATATGTTCCATAATACCTGGAATGAATACATTCTCGCCGTCTGAAATTGCATCTACTTCAATTTCTTTACCAACCATGTAACGGTCGATTAATACTGGGTGATCAGCGTGAACTTTAACTGCATTTTTCATGTAGTGCAGCAGTTCTTCTTGACGATATACGATTTCCATCGCACGTCCACCTAGTACGTAAGATGGTCTTACTAATACTGGGTAACCAATTTCTTCAGCGATTGCTACCGCTTGTTCTACAGTCGTTGCTGTTTTACCAACTGGTTGCGGGATACCAAGCTTTGTTAAAGCAGCTTCGAATTTATCACGATCTTCTGCACGGTCTAAATCTTCAAGTGATGTTCCTAAAATTTTCACACCGTGTTCTTCTAATTTCGCAGCTAAGTTAATTGCCGTTTGTCCACCGAACTGAACGATAACACCTTCTGGCTTCTCTAAATCGATGATGTGCATTACATCTTCAATCGTTAATGGTTCAAAGTATAATTTGTCAGAAATACTGAAGTCTGTTGAAACTGTTTCTGGGTTATTGTTAATGATAATTGCTTCATATCCAGCTTCTTTAATTGCCCATACAGAGTGAACTGTTGCATAGTCAAACTCAACACCTTGACCGATACGAATTGGACCAGATCCTAAAACTACTACACTCTTACGATCTGTTACAATTGATTCATTCTCGTCAGCATATGTGCTGTAGTAATATGGTGTTGCAGATTCAAACTCTGCCGCACAAGTATCTACCATTTTGAATACTGGCGTCATATTATTTTCTTTACGCATATCGTAAATTTCGCGCTCAGTTTTGTTCCAAGCAGCTGCAATATAGTGATCGCTGAAGCCCATTTCTTTCGCAGCTCGTAATACTTCCATATTTCCTACATTCGCTTTTACTTCACGTTCCATGTTTACGATGTTTTCAACTTTTTGTAAGAAGAAGAAGTCCATTTCACACCATGCGTTGATTTCTTCTTGTGTTACACCTTGACGAATTGCTTCTGCTACAATAAACAGTCGCTCATCATCTGCTTTAATAATGCGTTTTTTCATTGTTTCTTTATCAAGTTCTTTTAAGTGGTCTAATTCTAAGTGATAAATGCCAAGCTCTAAAGAACGAACCGCTTTTAATAATGATTCTTCTAAGTTACGTCCGATTGACATAACTTCACCAGTTGCTTTCATCTGTGTACCAAGCGTTCTGTTCGCTGATTCAAACTTATCAAATGGCCAACGTGGAATTTTTGAAACAACATAGTCTAATGCTGGCTCAAAGCAAGCATAAGTTTTTTGTGTTACTGGGTTTACGATTTCATCTAATGTTAAACCGACTGCAATTTTCGCTGCTAATTTCGCAATTGGATATCCAGTTGCTTTAGATGCAAGTGCAGATGAACGACTTACACGTGGGTTTACTTCGATTACATAGTATTGGAAGCTATATGGATCAAGTGCAAGCTGAACGTTACATCCACCTTCAATTCCTAATGCACGAATAATTCGTAATGAAGTGTTACGTAACATTTGATACTCACGATCACTTAGCGTTTGGCTCGGTGCTACAACGATAGAATCACCTGTATGAACACCAACTGGATCGATGTTTTCCATGTTACATACTACAATCGCGTTATCATTAGAATCACGCATTACTTCATATTCAATTTCCTTACAGCCAGCAATACTTTTCTCTAATAAACATTGTGTTACTGGACTATGTTTTAAACCACTTGTTACGATTTCAATTAACTCTTCTTCGTTATGGCAAATACCGCCGCCCGTTCCTCCTAATGTGAACGCTGGACGAACGATTACTGGATAACCAATTTCGTTTACAAATCCATATGCTTCATCAAGGTTATGAATAATTTCACTTGGTGGTGTTGGTTCATTTAAATCTTGCATTAATGTACGGAATAAATCACGATCTTCCGCTTGCTCGATTGCTGATAATTTTGTTCCTAAAATTTCAACTCCGCACTCGTCAAGTACGCCTGATTTTGCAAGTTCAACAGCCATGTTTAAACCTGTTTGACCACCTAATGTTGGTAAGATTGCATCTGGGCGTTCTTTACGAATAATACGGCTTACGAATTCTAATGTTAATGGCTCAATGTATACTTTATCTGCTGTGGCAGTATCCGTCATAATTGTTGCTGGGTTCGAGTTAACAAGGATTACTTTGTAACCTTCCTCTTTAAGAGATTGACAAGCTTGCGTACCAGAGTAGTCAAACTCCGCTGCTTGCCCAATTACAATTGGTCCTGATCCGATTACTAAAATTGTGTTAATGTCTAGGCGTTTTGGCATAACTCTTCCCCTTCTTTCTTGAAGTTTTCAATCATTGTTAAGAAATCTTCGAATAAATCATTTGCATCTTCTGGTCCTGCTGAAGCTTCTGGATGGTATTGTACTGTAAATGCTGGGAACTTCTTATGACGAAGACCTTCTACTGTTCCATCATTTAAAGCAACATGTGTAATTTCAAGATCTGTATTTTCAACTGACTCTTCTTCTACTGCGTATCCATGGTTTTGAGAAGTAATTGCTACTTTTCCAGTTGCAAGATTTTTTACTGGATGATTTAAACCACGGTGACCGAATTTCAATTTACTTGTATTCGCACCAGATGCTAGAGCGAATAATTGATGGCCAAGGCAAATCCCAAATAAAGGTACTTTTCCGATGATTTCTTTTAACATTTCAATTGCTTCTGGTACATCTTTTGGATCTCCAGGTCCATTACTTAACATAATTCCATCTGGGCTAAGACGTAAAATTTCTTCTGCTGTTGTATTGTAAGGTACAACAATTACATCGCAATCACGTTTATTTAATTCTCGTAAAATACCGTGTTTCATACCGAAGTCTACAAGTACAACACGATGGCCACGACCTGGACTTGGATATGGATCTTTCGTTGATACGCGTTTTACATGATCTGTAAAAACTGTCGCTTTTAATTGGCTAACGATGTACTCTACATCCGCATCCATGTTGCAAAGACGTCCACGTAATGTTCCATATTGACGAATTTTTCTCGTTAATTTTCTCGTATCAATTCCTGCTAATCCTGGGATGTTTCTTTCTTTTAAGTAATCATTTAACGAAATTTCATTACGGAAGTTTGATGGGTGATCACAAATTTCGTTTACGATTAAACCATTTACAGATGGGTGAATTGATTCGAAATCGTCACGGTTAATGCCGTAGTTTCCGATTAATGGGTACGTAAATGTTACAATTTGACCGCAATATGATGGATCAGATAATGTTTCTTGATATCCAGTCATCCCAGTTGTAAAAACAACCTCACCTGACTTTTCGATTTCTCCTCCGAAACCTTTTCCAATTAATACTGTTCCATCTTCTAAGATAAGTTGTCTTTTCATACTAATGCACTCTCCTTTTGCCATGCGATCTTACCACCAACGATTGTCATAACCGGCCAACCTTGGCATTTCCAACCTGCGAATGGTGTGTTTTTTCCTTTTGATAAGAATGTTGTTGGATCAATTTCTTCTTCTTGTTCTAAATCAATGATTGTAATATCAGCTGCTCTACCTTCTTTCAGGCGACCTGCTTCTAAGCCGAATGTATCTGCTGGCTTTTCTGTTAAGAATTGAATTAACTGTTCTAGTGTGATAATTCCTTTTTTCACAAGGTTTGTGTATAGAAGTGGGAATGCTGTTTCGAAACCAGTAATTCCGAATGGTGCTCTTTCAATTCCTTGTGCTTTCTCTTCCGCTGTATGCGGTGCATGGTCAGTTGCGATCATATCGATCGTTCCATCTAATAGCCCTTCAATTAACGCTGCATGATCTTCTTTCCCACGAAGCGGCGGATTCATTTTAAAGTTAGGATCAGCTGATGGGATATCATCTTCACATAACACTAAGTGATGCGGTGTTACTTCTGCTGTTACTTTAATTCCCGCGCGTTTCGCATCACGGATTACACGTACAGATCCTTTCGTACTTACGTGACATACGTGATAGTGACAATCTGCTGCTTCCGCAAGTAATATGTCCCGGGCAATATGTACGGATTCACATACTGATGGGATACCGTTTAATCCGTGTTTCTCAGAAAACTTCCCTTCATGTACACATCCTTTATTAATAAGCGTATTTTCTTCACAGTGTGCAACAACCGCCATATTTAATTTCGCTGCACGCTTCATAGCAGCTAGCATCATACTTGCATCTTGTACGCCTACTCCATCATCAGTAAAAGCAAATGCCCCAAGTTCTTTTAATGTTTCAAAGTCTGTCATTTCAGAACCTGCTTGACGTACTGTAATTGCTCCGTATGGTAATACATTTACGTGTGCTTTTTCTTTAATACGCTTTTGTAAATCTTCCATATGCTCTTTACAATCTGGTACAGGGCGCGTATTTGGCATTGCGCAAATTGTTGTAAATCCACCTTTTGCTGCTGCAAGCGTTCCTGTTTCAATTGTTTCTTTATGTTCACCACCTGGCTCACGAAGATGAACGTGTACATCTACTAACCCAGGTGCAATTAACTTTCCATTTACATCAATTACTTCAGCATTATCTGCCGTAATATTTTCTGATACCTTCGCAATTTTACCGTCTTGTACGAGAAGATCTGTTGCTACGATTTTTCCTTCTTCATTCATATAACGACCATTTTTAAACAAATAATTCATGTTTCATTCCTCCTAATACATTTGGTAAGGCGCGTTTTAGTACAGCCATTCTTACGTAAACTCCATTTTCCATCTGCTTAAATATGCGGGAACGCTCACACTCAACAAGTTCACTCGCAATTTCCACATCACGGTTTACAGGAGCTGGATGCATAATAATGCTTCCTTGTTTCATACGTTTTTCTCTTTCAATCGTTAATCCATGTTTTTCATGATACTCTTTCATAATGTCTGTTTCATAATGATCATGACGCTCATGCTGCACACGAAGTAACATCATCACATCAACTTCTGGAACAAGTTCATCTAAATCTTTGTACGTTCCAAATGTGTTTTCTTCATCTTTCCACTCTTCTGGGCTTGCAAAGTAAATCGTTGCCCCAAGTTTCGTTAATGTTTCAGCATTGGATCGCGCTACTCGGCTATGACGAACATCTCCAACTATTGCAATCTTCAAACCTTCAAATCTTCCAAACTCTTGTTTAATTGTTAGAAGATCGAGCAGACATTGCGTTGGATGATTTCCACATCCATCTCCAGCATTCAAAATTGGAATGTTTACTTGATCTTTCAGCTCATCAAAGTAACGATCTTGCTCATGGCGGATGACTACCGCTTTTGTTCCGACTGATTCTAGTGTTCTTATCGTGTCGTATAAAGTTTCTCCTTTTTGTACGCTAGATGAATCTGCTGAAAAGTTTAAAACGTCAAGTCCTAATCTCTTCTCAGCAACTTCGAAGCTAAACCTCGTTCTCGTGCTATTTTCAAAGAACAAGTTTGCTACAAATGTTTGCTCTGTCGTTTTGCTCTCTTTTCCATTCGCAAAATCTTCTGCGTCTTTTAGGATTTCTGAAATTTCTCGCTCCGATAATTCACTCATCGTTAACAAATGGTTCATCGTCATCCCTCATCTTTCTGATTTTTATGATAACACTTTTGTATTTATATAACAATAACTGCATAAAAATACCCTAGCCGTGTGAGACTAGGGTGCAAGAAAGAAGCCACCCTTTCCGGTCTCACAGGACTGAATTAAAAGGTTGTTTTTATGAAGCAATCTGCTTAGATTGTTTTGTTTGTTTTGTTTCTGGTAGTAGTAGATTTAACAGTACGCCTACAATTGCTGCTAGTGCCATTCCTTCTACTTGGAACGATTCTCCTACGTGAAGTACCGCTCCACCAATGCCGATTACTAGTATAACTGATGCAATCATTAAGTTTCGTTTGTCACTTAAGTCTGTTTTTTCATCTACCATCATGCGTAAACCGCTTGATGCGATTACACCGAATAGTAAGATTGATACACCACCCATAACCGGTGTCGGTATGGAGTGAATCAGTGCAGAAATCTTACCGATAAACCCGAACATGATTGCGAATACTGCTGAACCGATGAATAAGTATACACTGTATGCTCTCGTAATTGCTAGTACACCAATATTCTCACCGTATGTTGTATTCGGTGGTCCACCGATTAATGATGCAATTAATGTTGCTACCCCATCACCGAAGATTGAACGATGTAAACCTGGCTTTTCAATTAAATCTCTTTTAATAACATTTCCCAGTACAATTTGATGTCCAATATGTTCTGATATTGTTACAAGTGCAACTGGTACCATTAAAAGTACAATCTTCCATGAAAACTCCGGAGTGTATGTTACAAACGGTACTGTGAAGTCTGGTACGTCAAACCATTTTGCCTCAGCTACCGGCTTTAAATCCACTAGCCCTTGAAAGTAGGCGAAGATATATCCGCCGATGATTCCAAGTAACACTGGTATGATACTGAAAAATCCTCTTCCAAATATGGAGCAAATGATTGTAATTGCTAATGTTACTAATGCTACTGAAAAGTGTGTAATGCTATACTTACCATCCGCACCGTTCATCGCCATGTTCACTGCTGTATGTGCTAAAGCTAAACCGATTACCATTACAACCGGTCCAACTACGATTGGAGGAAGTAATTTCATAATCCACTCTGATCCAGATTTCTTAATTCCGAGTGAGATTAAAATGTACACAAGCCCTGCTAGCAAACCACCAAGCATTGCTGCTCCAGGTCCACCTGCTGTTTTTGCTGTAATAATTGGTGCAATAAAGGCGAATGATGATCCTAAATATGCTGGTACTTGACCTTTCGTTATAAGAAGAAACGCTAGCGTTCCTAATCCACTTGATATTAACGCTACTGACGGATTCAATCCTGTTAAAAACGGAACAAGCACTGTTGATCCAAACATCGCGAACAAATGTTGTATACTTAAAAATAACCATTTTCCCGGTTTCGGTATTTCATTAACGTCTAACACTGGCTTTTGTTCCATTGTTACATCCTCCTTCAGTTTAAATCTTTGCAATAAAAAACTCTTTGTGCCTATGCACAAAGAGTCCTATACTTTCGTATGCCAAATTTGACATATAAAAGCCAAGACCCTTTGGCAGCCTCACAGGACTACATTTAAAAGGGCTTTACTTATCGTATATGCTTACTCGATCTTGTTGATCTGTCTCTTGCAAATCAACTTCGATACGCTCTTCACTTGATGTTGGAATGTTCTTTCCTACATAATCAGCGCGAATTGGTAATTCACGATGTCCTCTATCAACAAGAACAGCCAGTTGGATTTGCGATGGTCTACCTAAATCCATAAGAGCATCCATTGCTGCTCGAACTGTTCTTCCTGTATATAATACATCATCCACAAGGATAACTTTTTTCTTCGTAATATCTACAGGGATATCAGAACCTTTTACAAGTGGTTCTTTATTTTTCGATTGTAGTGTTAAATCATCACGATATAACGTAATATCTAACTCTCCTACTTCCATCTCTTTTCCTTCAATTTGACCAATTCGTTCTGCCAAACGTTGTGCAATAAAAATTCCACGTGTTTTAATTCCGACAAGAACACAATTATCGACACCTTTATTTCGTTCCACGATTTCATGACTAATTCGTGTTAAAGCGCGGCGAATCATTTGGTCATCTAAAACGATAGCTTTCTCTTGCATGCTCTACACCTCCAAGCTTTTTTCTTGCGTGAGAGGAATGGTATAAAAAAAGTCCTCTCAGCGTGTGCGAGAGGACTTTTGAAAAAAGGGTACAGCATACCCTAAGTATTTCAAACCGTTACCTTCTCAACCTCACGGGGCTGTGTTAAAGGATCATTATTTAACTGTTGCCAGTATCTCAGTTTTCTTATGATTTGTCAATACTATTTCCGTAAAATATTTAGTGCTTCTTCAAACACTTCTGGAATCGGTGCCTCAAACTCAATATATTCACCAGTACGAGGGTGTTCAAAACCTAAAATACCTGCATGAAGTGCTTGCCCATTCATATCTAATGTTTTCTTTGGACCATACTTTGGATCCCCTGCAAGTGGATAACCAATATATTTCATATGAACACGAATTTGGTGCGTACGTCCCGTTTCTAAGCGACATTCTACAAGTGTGAAGTCCTTAAAGCGCTCTAACACTTGGAAGTGCGTAACAGCGTTCTTACCATTTTCATCAACTGTCATACTTTGACGTTCTTTCTTATCGCGACCAATTGGCGCATCAATTGTCCCTTTATCATGTGGAATTACACCGTGTACAATCGCTTTATAACGTCTCGTTACCGTTTTGGCTACAAGTTGATTTACAAGTGATTCGTGCGCCATATCATTTTTAGCAACCATTAATAATCCAGATGTATCTTTATCAATACGATGTACAATACCAGGACGCATTACACCGTTAATACCTGATAAATCTGTACAATGATGCATAAGTCCGTTTACAAGCGTACCGCTTGTATGCCCTGGGGCTGGATGTACAACCATACCACGCGGCTTATTTACAACAAGCACATCTGCATCTTCATAATAAATTTCTAAATTCATATCTTCTGGTTGAATATCTAACTCTTCTGGTTCTGGAATTGTTACTGTAATTTCATCATTTACTCTTACTTTATAATTCCCTTTTACCGCTTTCTCATTTACTGTCACAACGCCATCTTTTATCCATTGTTGCACTTGTGTACGTGACCATTCATTGTTGACACCTGCAACGAATTTATCGATTCGCTCGTTTTTTTGTTCTTCTGCAACTGTTACTTGTACTACTTCACTCATTCAATTACTCCTTCATTTTCTTTCCTTCTAATAATGTTTGAATAATAATTAGTACAACTCCAATACATAAAGCTGAATCAGCTATATTGAATACCGGATAGTTGTACGAAAAAATATACACGTGAATGAAATCCACCACTTCTTGTCTAAATACACGATCAATAAAATTGCCAATTGCTCCGCCTAAAATAAGACCTAATGAAACCCCTAGAAGTTTGTCCGTTTTTGCATATCTTTTCATATAAAATACGATAAATCCTACAAAAACAACTGTAATAATGTAGAAGAACCACATTTTATTTTCTAAAATGCCCCAGGCAGCTCCTCTGTTCCGATGTGATGTTATGTATAATACATTATCGATAATCGGGATACTTGTACCTAATTCCATGTTTTTTACAATTAACCATTTCGATATTTGATCGATGGCAATGACAAATAACGCTATTAAATAATATATCATTTTCATTTCCCCCACAAAGACAGTGTACCTCAAAATTTTAGCATAGCTGTTATCTTTTCACAATGTACCTTTATAGAAGAATAAAATAAAATGATAAAAGGTAATATAATATCGTTGTGCGTATTCATACATTTACCCTTTCGTATAAGAATTCCTTAATTGTACGAGCTGTTGGCATCATTTTCATTTGTTTCACAGAAATGTATTCTCCTGTTTCCTCACAAATACCATACATATCAATTTCCATTTTAAACAATGCACGTTCTACATCTTTTAAATCTTCTCTTATATCATGTAAAAACAACTTCTTTTTTGCATCTTCCTTCATTTCATATCCGAATTCTTGTCCGAATTCCACATGATATATGTGCATTGCTTCCTTTGCCAATCGCTCTTGTAATTCTTTTT
The DNA window shown above is from Bacillus clarus and carries:
- a CDS encoding YbeF family protein is translated as MNELIFVLLICPSLIFIVSIIGTRRTRTYYVMPIVTFAIFLIVGVITFTPKFFFWVGMYSIFSFIISYMTLLFVKGYEVAGGNN
- the pyrE gene encoding orotate phosphoribosyltransferase codes for the protein MKKEIASHLLEIGAVFLQPNDPFTWSSGMKSPIYCDNRLTLSYPKVRQAIAAGLEELIKEHFPTVEVIAGTATAGIAHAAWVSDRMDLPMCYVRSKAKGHGKGNQIEGKAEKGQKVVVVEDLISTGGSAITCVEALREAGCEVLGIVSIFTYELEAGKEKLEAANVVSYSLSDYSALTEVAAEKGMIGQAETKKLQEWRKNPADEAWITA
- the pyrF gene encoding orotidine-5'-phosphate decarboxylase, whose amino-acid sequence is MSQSLIVALDFPGKQEVEQFLHHFEGEELFVKVGMELFYKEGPAIITYLKEKGHKIFLDLKLHDIPNTVKSAMRSLASLDVDMVNVHAAGGSSMMKAALEGLEEGKQEGKERPICIAVTQLTSTSEAMMKKEIGIEKTLEEAVAHYAKLTKESGLDGVVCSTLEVPKLREVCGDAFVTVTPGIRLATDDVNDQVRVATPKRARELGSSYIVVGRSITKAENPLEAYKTVKQQWEGVTV
- the pyrD gene encoding dihydroorotate oxidase B catalytic subunit, translated to MSRLQVELPGLSLKNPIIPASGCFGFGREYAQFYDLSVLGSIMIKATTEQPRYGNPTPRVAETPGGMLNAIGLQNPGLEKVMNSELPWLEQFDLPIIANVAGSQAEDYVAVAKEISKAPNVHALELNISCPNVKTGGIAFGTNPEIAADLTKRVKEVSEVPVYVKLSPNVANIVEIAKAIENAGADGLTMINTLLGMRLDLKTAKPILANRTGGLSGPAIKPVAIRMVHEVSQAVNIPIIGMGGIETAEDVIEFLYAGASAVAVGTANFIDPFVCPTIIEELPALLDELGFDHISECQGRSWKQTCHSR
- the pyrK gene encoding dihydroorotate oxidase B electron transfer subunit: MMQKQNMIVVNQKEIAKNIYELVLQGTLVQQMNEPGQFVHIKVAEGIAPLLRRPISICNVDQEKNEFTMLYRAEGQGTKTLATRKQGEMVDVLGPLGHGFPVEEAEAGQTALLVGGGIGVPPLYELSQRLVAKGVRVIHILGFQTKDVVFYEEKFAELGDTYVATVDGTHGTKGFVTDVIDNYGIDFDILYSCGPLAMLRALEGRYKEKKAYISLEERMGCGIGACFACVCHLQEDPSGHSYKKVCSDGPVFPIGEVVL